Proteins from one Crocosphaera sp. UHCC 0190 genomic window:
- the bchI gene encoding magnesium chelatase ATPase subunit I: MTATLQAPPKTRRVVFPFTAIVGQEEMKLALLLNVIDPKIGGVMIMGDRGTGKSTTIRALADLLPEIEVIANDPFNSHPTDPDMMSDTARQQLEDGIPFQIAQKKVIMVDLPLGATEDRVCGTIDIEKALSEGVKAFEPGLLAKANRGILYVDEVNLLDDHLVDVLLDSAASGWNTVEREGISIRHPARFVLVGSGNPEEGELRPQLLDRFGMHAEIHTVKEPALRVQIVEQRSEFDSDPQKFCETYQSQQDDLQNSLVRAQNLLPSVNIDYDLRVKISEVCSELDVDGLRGDIVTNRAAKALAAFEGRTEVTVDDIRRTMVLCLRHRLRKDPLETIDSGYKVEKAFNRVFGLETQEN, translated from the coding sequence ATGACTGCAACTTTACAAGCACCTCCGAAAACCCGTCGCGTCGTTTTCCCCTTTACGGCCATTGTGGGCCAAGAAGAGATGAAACTGGCCCTACTCCTCAACGTCATTGACCCGAAAATTGGGGGTGTAATGATTATGGGCGATCGCGGCACAGGAAAATCCACCACTATCCGCGCTTTAGCTGACTTACTCCCCGAAATAGAAGTCATTGCTAACGATCCCTTCAATTCCCATCCCACTGATCCCGACATGATGAGCGATACTGCGCGTCAACAGTTAGAAGACGGTATTCCCTTCCAAATTGCCCAGAAAAAAGTCATCATGGTAGACTTACCCCTTGGCGCAACAGAAGATCGGGTCTGTGGTACCATTGACATTGAAAAAGCCCTATCAGAAGGGGTAAAAGCCTTTGAACCTGGTTTGTTAGCCAAAGCCAATCGCGGTATCCTCTATGTAGACGAGGTTAACCTTCTGGATGACCACTTAGTTGATGTGCTGCTAGACTCTGCGGCCAGTGGTTGGAATACCGTCGAAAGAGAAGGTATTTCTATTCGTCACCCGGCCCGATTTGTGTTGGTAGGGTCAGGAAACCCCGAAGAAGGAGAATTACGGCCCCAACTCCTTGATCGCTTTGGAATGCACGCCGAAATTCATACCGTTAAAGAACCGGCCCTAAGAGTCCAAATTGTGGAACAACGCTCCGAATTTGACAGCGATCCCCAAAAATTCTGTGAAACCTATCAATCTCAACAGGATGACCTCCAAAATAGCTTAGTCAGGGCCCAAAATCTTCTACCCTCCGTTAACATTGACTATGATTTACGGGTCAAAATCTCGGAAGTTTGCTCAGAATTAGATGTAGATGGACTCAGGGGAGATATTGTCACCAACCGCGCAGCAAAAGCGTTAGCCGCCTTTGAAGGACGCACAGAGGTAACTGTAGACGATATTCGACGCACAATGGTGTTATGTTTACGCCACCGCTTGCGGAAAGATCCCCTAGAAACTATTGATTCTGGTTATAAAGTCGAAAAAGCCTTTAATCGAGTATTTGGCCTAGAAACTCAGGAAAATTAA
- a CDS encoding sucrose synthase — translation MANLIELIFKSDEKADLFNFIGELRQFDHRYLLRNDILLAFEEFCKAYEKPSSYSRNSRLSRLVYYTQEIILETESICLVYRPKIAKQEIYRIYEDLAVEALTVRELLDIRDDFVDHFHPEEGDVFEIDLQPFYDYSPMIRDPKNIGQGMQFINRYLSSKLFQDPRQWLDALFGFLSIHQYNGTTLLINGRIRNQRELSDQIKDCLSFVSRLPDTQSYEEFRFELQNMGFEAGWGNTAGRVKETLGILDELIDSPDDRVLEAFLSRIPMIFRIALVSIHGWFGQEAVLGRPDTGGQVVYIIDQARNLEKQLKEDITLAGLDSLQIEPKVIILTRLIPNSEGTKCNQRLERIHGTENVWILRVPFREYNPNITQNWVSRFEVWPYLETFAIDAEKELLAEFQGNPDLIVGNYSDGNLVAFLLARRLKVTQFNIAHALEKSKYLFSNLYWQDLENVYHFSLQFTADLIAMNAANCIISSTYQEIAGFPDSVGQYESYQSFTMPDLYHVVHGIELFSPKFNVVPPGVNETVYFPYSQEENRLSSKINQLEELLFVNEDSEHIFGVLEDPKKRPIFSMGRLDRIKNIAGLIDIFGHSTELQKRCNLIIVTGKLSVFEAANDQEREEIERVYHLINVYNLHGKIRWLGIRLPKTEAGEIYRVIADHRGIFVQSSLFEPFGLTILEAMVSGLPTFGTKFGGPLEIIQDQVNGFYINPTNLEETADKILEFITKCEENSGFWEFISKQAIERVQNHYTWTTHTKQLLSLARVYGFWNFTSKENREDMLRYLEALFYLIYKPQAKSLLDEHMQR, via the coding sequence ATGGCTAATTTAATTGAACTGATCTTTAAATCAGATGAAAAAGCAGACTTATTTAATTTTATTGGCGAATTACGTCAATTCGATCATCGTTACTTGTTACGCAATGATATTTTATTAGCCTTTGAGGAGTTTTGCAAAGCCTATGAAAAACCCTCTTCTTATTCTCGAAATTCCCGTCTTAGTCGATTAGTATACTACACTCAAGAAATTATTTTAGAAACAGAAAGCATCTGTCTCGTTTATCGACCAAAAATTGCCAAACAAGAAATTTATCGCATTTATGAAGATTTAGCGGTTGAAGCATTAACTGTCCGAGAATTATTAGATATTCGTGATGATTTTGTGGATCATTTTCATCCAGAAGAAGGAGATGTATTTGAAATTGACCTACAGCCATTTTATGACTACTCTCCAATGATTCGTGATCCTAAAAATATCGGTCAAGGGATGCAATTTATTAACCGTTATCTTTCAAGTAAGCTATTTCAAGATCCTCGTCAATGGTTAGATGCTTTATTTGGATTTTTGAGTATTCATCAATACAATGGCACAACCTTACTGATTAATGGAAGAATTAGAAATCAACGGGAATTATCGGATCAAATTAAAGACTGTTTGAGCTTTGTTAGTAGACTTCCTGATACTCAATCCTATGAAGAATTTCGCTTTGAATTACAAAATATGGGGTTTGAAGCAGGATGGGGAAATACTGCAGGTAGGGTTAAAGAAACCCTAGGAATTCTGGATGAATTAATTGACTCTCCTGATGATCGCGTTTTAGAAGCCTTTCTATCTCGAATTCCCATGATTTTTCGGATTGCTTTAGTGTCTATTCATGGATGGTTTGGACAAGAAGCAGTGTTAGGTCGCCCTGACACAGGAGGACAAGTTGTTTACATAATTGATCAGGCAAGAAATCTTGAAAAACAACTAAAAGAAGATATTACTTTGGCCGGATTAGATTCTCTACAAATTGAGCCAAAAGTCATTATCTTAACCCGCTTAATTCCTAACAGCGAAGGGACTAAATGTAATCAACGCTTAGAACGAATTCATGGAACAGAAAATGTCTGGATTCTGCGAGTTCCTTTCCGAGAATATAATCCTAATATCACCCAAAATTGGGTGTCTCGATTTGAAGTTTGGCCCTATTTAGAAACCTTTGCTATTGATGCGGAAAAAGAATTATTAGCCGAGTTTCAAGGAAATCCTGATTTAATTGTTGGCAACTATTCTGATGGAAACTTAGTCGCTTTTTTACTAGCAAGACGCTTAAAGGTTACTCAATTTAATATTGCCCATGCCTTAGAAAAATCCAAATATTTATTTAGTAACTTATACTGGCAAGATTTAGAAAATGTTTATCACTTTTCTTTACAATTCACGGCTGATTTAATCGCCATGAATGCTGCAAACTGTATAATTTCTAGTACCTATCAAGAAATTGCTGGTTTTCCTGATAGTGTAGGGCAATATGAATCTTATCAGAGTTTTACCATGCCCGATCTTTACCATGTTGTTCATGGAATTGAGTTATTTTCTCCTAAATTTAATGTTGTTCCTCCTGGTGTCAACGAAACTGTTTATTTTCCCTACAGCCAAGAAGAAAATAGACTTTCTAGTAAAATTAATCAACTAGAAGAATTACTGTTTGTCAATGAGGATTCTGAACATATTTTTGGGGTTTTAGAAGATCCCAAAAAACGACCAATTTTTTCCATGGGACGATTGGATAGGATTAAAAATATTGCTGGATTAATTGATATTTTTGGTCATTCGACCGAACTTCAAAAACGATGTAATTTAATTATTGTCACAGGCAAACTGTCTGTTTTTGAAGCCGCAAATGATCAAGAAAGGGAAGAAATTGAGCGCGTTTATCATCTGATTAATGTCTATAATTTACATGGAAAAATTCGCTGGTTAGGAATAAGATTGCCGAAAACAGAAGCTGGAGAAATTTACAGAGTTATTGCTGATCATCGCGGAATTTTTGTTCAATCATCATTATTTGAGCCTTTTGGCTTAACAATTTTAGAGGCAATGGTGTCAGGTTTACCGACATTTGGGACTAAATTTGGTGGCCCTTTAGAAATTATTCAAGATCAAGTGAATGGCTTCTATATTAATCCTACAAACCTTGAAGAAACTGCCGATAAAATTTTAGAATTTATCACTAAATGTGAGGAGAATTCTGGTTTTTGGGAATTTATTTCTAAACAAGCAATTGAAAGAGTCCAGAATCACTATACTTGGACAACTCATACGAAACAATTGCTTTCTTTAGCCAGGGTTTATGGCTTTTGGAATTTTACTTCAAAAGAAAACCGAGAAGATATGTTGCGCTATCTAGAAGCTCTCTTTTATCTTATTTATAAACCTCAGGCAAAATCTTTGTTAGATGAACATATGCAACGCTAA
- a CDS encoding flavin reductase family protein, which produces MLDEKAKKTMLRKIPHGLYICGVKDGEELNGFTASWVMQGSFEPPLVINCVKSDSGSHAMLKKSGVFSLSFLEEGQKELAAQFFKPKSRVGNKFEEVEFYEGKETGCPIIKDSLGYVECRVIGSVEKGDHTVYVGEVIGAGIHREGNPLTLESTGWQYGG; this is translated from the coding sequence TTGTTAGACGAAAAAGCAAAAAAAACAATGTTACGAAAAATTCCTCATGGACTCTATATTTGTGGGGTCAAGGATGGAGAAGAATTAAATGGATTTACGGCCAGTTGGGTAATGCAGGGGTCTTTTGAACCTCCCCTAGTCATTAACTGTGTCAAAAGTGATTCCGGTTCCCACGCTATGCTAAAAAAAAGCGGAGTTTTCTCCCTCAGTTTCTTAGAAGAGGGACAAAAAGAATTAGCTGCCCAATTTTTTAAACCAAAAAGTCGGGTTGGTAATAAATTTGAAGAGGTGGAATTTTATGAAGGAAAAGAAACGGGATGTCCTATCATTAAAGACTCATTAGGATATGTGGAATGTCGAGTCATTGGTTCCGTAGAAAAGGGTGATCACACCGTCTATGTTGGGGAAGTGATTGGGGCAGGAATTCATCGTGAAGGGAATCCCTTAACTCTCGAAAGTACAGGATGGCAATATGGGGGTTAA
- a CDS encoding deoxyhypusine synthase family protein, whose protein sequence is MNTRHFMQRNFRHFNAAACRDAAEGWVRHLQTGNKMLVTLAGAMSTAELGISLAEMIRADKVHGICCTGANLEEDIFNLVAHNHYKRIPHYRYLTTEDETILLDNGLNRVTDTCIPEEEAMRKIESHLLTLWQKADRSNQRFFPYEYTYQLLESGLLKDEYQIDPKDSWVIAAWQKGLKIFTPGWEDSTLGNMFVSQVIKGNLSDTNIMKSGLEQMQMLVKWYQENTQTASLGFFQIGGGIAGDFPICVVPLIQQDLKLPCKLWGYFAQISDSTTSYGSYSGAVPNEKITWGKLDVDTPSYVIESDATIVAPLIFNYVLES, encoded by the coding sequence ATGAATACCAGACACTTTATGCAGCGCAATTTCCGCCATTTTAACGCAGCAGCTTGTCGAGATGCGGCAGAGGGGTGGGTGAGACATTTACAAACAGGAAATAAAATGTTAGTAACTCTAGCTGGTGCAATGAGTACCGCTGAGTTAGGTATTTCTTTAGCTGAAATGATTCGCGCAGATAAAGTGCATGGAATTTGTTGCACTGGGGCCAATTTAGAAGAAGATATCTTTAATTTAGTTGCCCATAATCACTACAAAAGAATTCCCCATTATCGTTATCTTACCACAGAAGATGAAACAATTTTATTAGATAATGGATTAAATCGGGTAACAGATACCTGTATTCCGGAAGAAGAAGCCATGAGAAAAATCGAAAGTCATCTCTTAACATTATGGCAAAAAGCTGATCGCTCAAATCAAAGATTTTTTCCCTATGAATATACCTATCAGCTACTAGAAAGTGGGCTATTAAAAGATGAGTATCAAATTGATCCTAAAGATTCTTGGGTAATAGCTGCTTGGCAAAAAGGGCTAAAGATTTTTACCCCTGGATGGGAAGATTCCACCCTCGGTAATATGTTTGTTTCCCAGGTTATTAAAGGGAATCTTAGTGATACAAACATCATGAAAAGTGGACTAGAGCAAATGCAAATGTTAGTTAAATGGTATCAAGAAAATACCCAAACAGCTTCCCTTGGTTTTTTTCAAATTGGAGGAGGAATTGCCGGAGATTTTCCTATTTGTGTTGTCCCCTTGATTCAACAAGACTTGAAACTCCCTTGTAAATTATGGGGTTATTTTGCTCAAATTAGTGACTCTACCACCTCCTATGGTTCCTATAGTGGTGCTGTTCCCAATGAAAAGATTACTTGGGGTAAACTAGATGTAGATACCCCTAGCTACGTGATTGAATCAGATGCCACCATTGTTGCGCCCTTGATTTTCAATTATGTGTTAGAAAGTTGA
- a CDS encoding agmatinase family protein → MTQKKLDNLNPNGISKPNGNFFGLSTSIEESNIIFLSVPWDVTTSYNAGTSEGPQAILEASVQIEWEDFHLQDAWKIGHGTIPISLEIKEKNQKMRSIAKTIIDYQTYQDNPLSLALKKDLKTINQASKELNDWVYDTTKKMLEYNKLIALIGGDHSVPLGLIKALTEKHNNYGILHIDAHADLRQAYEGFIYSHASIMYNVLQLDSITHLVQVGIRDICEQELEIIRNDPRIIMFNDWTIKTNQYQGISWDFQCQQIVDKLPDKVYISFDIDGLDPRFCPNTGTPVPGGLDFSQVVYLIQKVVDAGKVIIGFDLCEVAPGSDNEWDGNVGARLLYKLANLMYLSNR, encoded by the coding sequence ATGACTCAGAAAAAATTGGATAATTTAAACCCCAATGGTATTTCTAAACCGAACGGAAATTTCTTTGGACTTTCCACAAGTATTGAAGAATCTAACATTATTTTTTTGTCCGTTCCTTGGGATGTTACTACTTCTTATAATGCAGGTACATCAGAAGGGCCACAAGCTATTTTAGAGGCATCAGTTCAAATAGAATGGGAGGATTTTCATCTTCAAGATGCTTGGAAAATTGGACATGGAACCATTCCAATTAGCTTAGAAATCAAAGAAAAAAATCAAAAAATGCGCTCCATTGCTAAAACTATTATTGATTATCAAACTTATCAAGATAATCCCCTTTCTCTAGCTTTAAAAAAAGACTTAAAAACCATTAATCAAGCTTCAAAAGAACTGAATGATTGGGTTTATGATACCACTAAAAAAATGTTAGAATACAATAAACTAATTGCACTAATTGGGGGCGATCATAGTGTACCGTTGGGATTGATCAAAGCTTTGACAGAAAAACACAATAATTATGGCATTTTACACATAGATGCTCATGCAGATTTACGACAAGCTTATGAAGGTTTTATCTATTCCCATGCTTCAATCATGTACAATGTTTTACAATTAGATTCAATTACCCATTTAGTTCAAGTAGGAATTCGAGATATTTGTGAACAAGAATTAGAAATTATTAGGAATGATCCCCGAATTATAATGTTTAATGATTGGACAATTAAAACGAATCAATATCAAGGAATTTCTTGGGACTTTCAATGTCAGCAAATTGTAGACAAATTACCTGATAAAGTCTATATTAGCTTTGATATTGATGGATTAGATCCGAGATTTTGCCCTAATACCGGAACCCCCGTACCAGGAGGACTGGATTTTAGTCAAGTTGTCTATCTGATTCAAAAAGTTGTAGATGCGGGTAAAGTCATTATAGGCTTTGATCTCTGTGAAGTCGCCCCTGGCAGTGATAATGAATGGGATGGTAATGTGGGGGCAAGACTCCTCTATAAATTGGCTAATTTGATGTATTTGTCTAACCGCTAA
- the hemW gene encoding radical SAM family heme chaperone HemW, producing METMIPSSAYLHIPFCRRRCYYCDFPISVLGDKTDINTSLSIQNYVDILCQEIQVTPSYNVPLKTVFFGGGTPSLLSPVYLEKILTTLAQHFGISSDAEISLEMDPGTFTLQQLQSYKNLGVNRFSLGIQVFQDELLEKCGRFHRLKDIENAINLIHQVNIDNFSLDLISGLPYQTLEAWQFSLEKAIEINPKHLSCYDLVLEPVTAFGKQYKPGKFPLPQDEIAAQMYRLTQQILTNAGYEHYEISNYAKSGYQCLHNRVYWENKPYYAFGMGAASYTNQQRFTRPRTRQTYYDWVEELLKSNYFIDSPYLTNIDHLLETFMLGLRLSDGVDSSKIVAQFGKEIMPRIYQKLCPYIQQQWVELIDTNGHIISNINDNKWGELTKIRLTDPDGFLVSNTILATLFEEFESDSKQ from the coding sequence CTATTCAAAACTATGTGGATATTTTATGTCAAGAAATTCAAGTTACACCCTCTTATAATGTTCCTTTAAAAACTGTTTTTTTCGGAGGAGGAACCCCTTCTTTATTATCCCCTGTTTATTTGGAGAAAATTTTAACAACGTTAGCTCAACATTTTGGGATTAGCTCTGATGCAGAAATTTCTTTAGAAATGGACCCTGGAACCTTTACATTACAACAATTACAGAGCTATAAAAATCTGGGAGTTAATCGATTTAGTTTGGGAATTCAAGTGTTTCAGGATGAATTATTAGAAAAGTGTGGTCGCTTTCATCGTCTTAAAGATATTGAGAATGCTATTAACTTAATTCATCAAGTTAATATTGATAATTTTAGTTTAGATTTGATCTCTGGTTTGCCTTATCAAACTTTAGAAGCTTGGCAATTTTCCTTAGAAAAAGCGATTGAAATTAACCCTAAACATCTTTCTTGTTATGATTTAGTTTTGGAACCTGTGACAGCTTTTGGTAAACAATATAAACCCGGTAAATTTCCTTTGCCACAGGATGAAATAGCGGCTCAAATGTATCGTTTGACTCAGCAAATATTAACGAATGCAGGATATGAACATTATGAGATTTCTAATTATGCAAAATCCGGTTATCAATGTCTTCATAATCGAGTTTATTGGGAAAATAAGCCTTATTACGCTTTTGGTATGGGAGCAGCAAGTTACACAAATCAACAAAGATTTACTCGGCCTCGCACTCGTCAAACTTATTATGATTGGGTTGAGGAATTATTAAAATCAAATTATTTTATTGATAGTCCTTATTTGACTAATATTGATCATTTACTCGAAACTTTTATGTTGGGTTTAAGACTTAGTGATGGAGTCGATTCATCAAAAATAGTTGCACAATTTGGAAAAGAAATCATGCCAAGAATTTACCAGAAATTATGTCCTTATATTCAACAACAATGGGTTGAATTAATCGATACAAATGGTCATATAATTAGTAATATTAATGATAACAAATGGGGAGAACTAACTAAAATTCGTCTCACTGATCCCGATGGATTTTTAGTATCTAATACAATTTTAGCTACCCTATTTGAAGAATTTGAGTCAGACTCTAAACAATAA